A single window of Dendropsophus ebraccatus isolate aDenEbr1 chromosome 5, aDenEbr1.pat, whole genome shotgun sequence DNA harbors:
- the AAMDC gene encoding mth938 domain-containing protein — protein sequence MSSPEISKISWGSMTVSGQVYKDCKVWPGGSRTWDWRETGTNHHPGVQPADVEEVLKKGTKTLVIGRGMTEALQVPDSTLDYIRSQGIDVLVFQTEKAVQEYNSLVSKGAKVGGVFHSTC from the exons ATGTCGTCTCCTGAAATCTCCAAGATCTCCTGGGGCAGTATGActgtatcaggtcaggtgtataAAGACTGCAAGGTGTGGCCCGGAGGAAGCAGAACCTGGGACTGGAGAGAAACTGGAACCAAT CACCATCCTGGTGTCCAGCCTGCTGATGTGGAGGAGGTGTTGAAGAAGGGAACGAAGACACTGGTCATCGGCCGTGGTATGACTGAAGCTTTGCAG GTCCCGGACTCCACTCTGGATTACATCAGATCTCAAGGCATTGACGTTCTGGTCTTTCAGACAGAGAAAGCAGTGCAGGAATATAACAGCCTGGTCTCAAAAGGAGCTAAGGTTGGGGGAGTTTTTCACTCCACCTGCTAA